In Candida orthopsilosis Co 90-125, chromosome 4 draft sequence, the genomic stretch TACTCCAAATCAACATGagatcatcaacaaactctTGCTTCGAGTTGTATgccaaatttttcaactttttcataACTGTATTTAAATCCATTGgttttttgataattaGGCCATAATTGGGAGCTTCTCTTTTGGAGACTTTGTTTAGgaaaaatgttgaatgCTCTGTGTAATTGCGCAACTCAGTGACAACTTTCTCACAGCTTTCGTATAGCTCCTCCTGACCTATCCGATCGTCATTTGCCCATTTGCCCCTGTTCTTACGAACGTCCATAAATAAAGCACGAAGTTCGTGGTCGTTCAACGGGATCTTGTCCCTCTTGGCTTCGATAGTTGATAGCAAATGCTGTAGTGAAGTCGAGCCAGTGCCCAAGGCAATCTCCATTTGAGTTCCTGGTTTTTTAGTATTGTTTTCGGAAGTATTGTTATTTTCTGGTTTAGTCTTTTCCAACTGGAGATCGGATTGTTCTAACTTTCGCCTTTTGATCAACGTCTCTCGatcatattcaaaattgtgaTACACTTTGTTAAACTCTTGGATAATCTTGTCCAGGTTTTCGCTATTGCCTTCCTCATTTGATTCAGTAGCGGTGTTGTTAGATCCCTCATTCGGTACATTCTCGTTTTCAGTATCATTGACGGGTTTTGTAGCAAATATCGAGGCCGGTATTTCTAACAACAACTGATTTAAATCATTATAGCGTAGATTATTATCCTTTGTCTCAGTATCATCTTGCAGTTTGGTTTCAGCTTGTTGTTCTTCATtatcctcttcatcatagTCATAgtcttcctcttcctcaCGTACTTGAGGCTTTTCAATTACTTTCTTTATTTCCGTTTCGTATTCTTGCTTGTCTGCCCTACTCATGGAGTCGATCAATTCGTAATCATCAGTtacttcttcaatcatATTTAGATTCTCGTCCAAAGATTTTGACTCGTAATAAAAATCAATCGCTTTCTCCCAAAGAAGGTATCTTATATGTAGCGCTAGCTTTTTACTGAACGCAACgccttcttcaaatgacTGCTCCAAGTTTTGCTCGACCTCATCCAACTGTTCTCCTTTGTCGTTTTCGTCGTTTTCGTCGTTTTCGTCTTTTTCCCCAGTTTTCTCTTGTTTATCTTCCTGGTTCTCTTCCTGTTTAGTATTCTTCTCTCCAGCCTCGTTATCCTCAATGACATCTAGTACAGGTTTTTCTATCTTTTCGTTGCCAATTGATCCATACGGTTGATCTTGTTCACTTGTCTTTTGCAAGCACAAATTACCTTCGAGAAATTGACTCCACACCTCTATGTCGTCCAACAGTAAAATATAATCCACAATCTTGTATTGAGTTTCATTGAGgaatgtttcaaaaaaatgacgttgtttcaatctttttgcAAGTTCGAATAGACTCTGGGaatcattttgttgaaatggGTTTAGTTTCTCCATGGTAGGCTATACTTCGGAATATTCACGGAAACTGTGATATCAATTTTTCTAGTCTTTAAGCTCTCTCAGTTGTGAAAAAGTTCCATCTAAAGCTGGGTGAAGTATTGGTGTGTCtgaatttttgataaacgCTATGGAAATATCGAATATCCCAAAGTGATTTTAATGTTATCGCAAATGACAGCGCTTTTAACTCCTTTTTTACTAATGGTGACGTCGGTTGATAGTACCTTAAAATACCTCTGGGCTCCTTGGAGAGTCTTGTGATTGATGGAATGTAGATGGGTGAGTTAAGTGTCCCAAAATGTCAATTTCTCTACCCTTTGTTTATGTgggtttctttttttcttccgTCTTGAAAGCTACCgagagttgaaaaattatgaGGACAAATAAATATGCtgcaaaattcaaacaccGAGACAAGAAGTGATTCTAAATCGCTTTCAAGGCTACAGTAGTGTTTAATAAAATAATAGTCCGAAGTTAAGGCAATTAACTTTAGATTTTAGGGGCTCTATTTCTCAAAGTCTAGACCCATGATATGGTCTGCGTAAGGACCTGATAAGAACACTAAGTTGCAACTTCAGAAAATCCCTCCTCTTTAGATGTCATTGCACCAGTAGTCGACTTATTCGGTAATCTTGCACGAGAGAGAGCCTGTCATTAAGTAAGCTACATTTGTACATTGAAGTTATATAAACCTATATCACAGCAACCTTCAAAAAACAACTATAGCCAAACGCCAGACACAAGTCACATActgttttcaatcaaacAGCATACTTCTTAGTCCACTCTTTGGCTGTAGCTTCGTATTTCTTTCTATCTTGTTTATAAATGTGAGCAATTTCCGGAACCAAAGGATCATCTGGATTAGCATCAGTCAATAAGGAACAGATGGATaataaaacttttgaaatggtTAAGGCTGGAGACCATTgatctttcaaaatatctAAACAAATGTTACCATTGGAGTTGATATTCGGATGATATATTTTGGTGGTGAATGCAATCTTTGGTGGTTTAAATGGATAATCTGTTGGGAAATGGATActtaaaaaaaatacaccTCCAGCATATGGCGAGTCTGGTGGACCCATTATAGAAGCTTGCCAGTGGTATAAATCATCACCTACTGGACCGGCTGAGCATGATGATGGTGGATCTCTAAAATACAAAGTTAGTATACACATCGAGGAAGTATGTGGAAACATGTAACTTCAATCTACAGCCAAGGACGGCCACATAAGGGGTTGTTGACAGTTTGAGTACCCGTTATGGGTAATGGCGGTTTTTGATGGTGGTCtaattgaaggaaaaaaatGCGTCGCCGTTGTAGGTCACACCGCGTAATtccaatcaacaaactttCAACGCCATCGACAAGACGTGCCAATAATACATCGTACTTGAAGGACACGAGCGAAATGGGTTGCAACACCCGTATGAATATCAACAAACGGATAGCAAACTTTCTCTTGATATGACGCAACCAGAGTAGTTTTtctaatttgttgaaaaatgttACCTCATACTTGATCCATATTGGACCAAAGATTTTGTTCCTGTTTCCATCATCTGGATATAGTAATGATTAAGTTGTGTTACGTACCTTCCCAAGTCTGATAACTCTTTGTTAATACGTTTTAATGACATTATGATAATATAGTTATTTGATTATTAATGGGAACTTTATGTGGTATTCAATATTCCTTACGTGGTTataaaaaattgttaaGATTTTTTCTGTTTGTCCGTCTCTCTAActgatttggattttttcttcctattttttttgctaTTTCGtaatcattgttgaattagTTTTCTATGCAGTACTACATAAGAAGGTAGTGTAAGTATGTATAAGAATTGTAGTTAACGACTAGAATTTTCCATTGAAAACTAAAAAGTTAGAGAAAGGTCGTGTGATTGTGAAGGAATTCATCGGCTCATTGATCTTACAGACGGGGCAGGTGATTTTTGCAACCCATGTTTTGTATACAAAAAATACATGCATGATATCTAATTAACAGTAAACAGTTCTGAACTGTCATCGTAAGGACCTGATTGACAAAAGCTTAATTTCTTGGGTTAATCTTGGGTTAATCTTCTGATGTGATCTTTTTTGGTGTAtatttgttgcaaaattggtTTCTCTTGACATTTACTCGTACTCGTGATTAGCATCATATATATCGACAATCCAATATTGTAGTTCAGCTTTGAATCTTATTTCTGAAGCCACAGCTTTGTATTAACAGCTTGA encodes the following:
- a CDS encoding Ubc4 protein (S. cerevisiae homolog UBC4 has role in protein monoubiquitination, response to stress, protein polyubiquitination, ubiquitin-dependent protein catabolic process via the multivesicular body sorting pathway), translated to MSLKRINKELSDLGRDPPSSCSAGPVGDDLYHWQASIMGPPDSPYAGGVFFLSIHFPTDYPFKPPKIAFTTKIYHPNINSNGNICLDILKDQWSPALTISKVLLSICSLLTDANPDDPLVPEIAHIYKQDRKKYEATAKEWTKKYAV